The genomic DNA CAGTCGCATCCCAATAGCCACCTCGACGAACTGTTGCCGGTAGCGTGGAAGCGACTGCGCACGGCCGACACTTCCTGAACTCGTCCCGACGGCTCTCGCTCCAGGTGCTTCGCAAGCTGCACCGCTCGCGACCTTCGCCGAGCACGGCACCCGTCCGTCTTCAAGCCGCTGCCATCACGTCGAACTCCGGACGGGTACCTTCCAGCGCGCGAAGTAGTGATAGACAATCCGCCAGTCCGGCAAGTCGTGCGGCATGTAGCGCCACTGCGCTCCCGTGCGCTTGATGTACAGGATGGCGTTGACCACTTCTCGCCGTGGATGTAGCACCTCTTGGGGCCCACAGTGGCTGGCCCGGACGAAGGGTTCTACCAGCGCCCATTGTTTGTCCGTCAGGTCCGTGGGATAGCGCTGCCTATCGGGCATGGGTAGATCGTAACAGCTCGCCGAGCCCCGTCTGGACGAGGCGAGGAGGAGCCGTCGGGCCACGAAGCGAGGCGCGGCGGCGTCAGTCGAGGCTGGAGGGAAGCGTGACGGTGCCGGGGTTGTCGATGGCGGCCAGCGCGGCGCGCAGCAGGTAGTTGCACCACAGCCACACGCTGCTGATTCAAGGCGACAGCTACCGGCTGCGGCAGAAGCGCAAGGCCGGGCTGCTGGGCCGTGGCTCGCCGCAGACCCCTGACGCCGGAGCAGAACCCGGGCGCTGAGCCTCGGAAGCCGCCTCCGCGCGCCCTCGCTCGAGAAGCAGCGAGGGCGCGCTCCGGCGGACATCCGCAGTAGAACGACGGAGCATCTCGACGTAGAACAACGAGCCCGGGAGGGGGTCAGTTTTAGTGACGTAAGGGGGTCAAAAATTCCTGTCGCCTGACATGTCCGTCAGGTCCGTGGGATAGCGCTGCCTATCGGGCATGGAAAGCTCGCTCATGACCTCGAGAGATAAGAACTCTCGTGCCATGCGCAACTTGCGCGGTCACCTGCTCGCCACTACCTTCGCGGTCATCATCGGCAGGAGGACAAAACGGACGAAGGCAGCGGCCGCAGCGGCTACGGAGTCACATGAATTCCACGAACACATCGCCTCAAGGGGCAGGAACGCACTGCTTTGGCCTTGAACGCCCTGCATTTGGAGCGGGGGCGCCCCTCTGCTCCTGTTCAACACCCTCTGAAAACGCGCTTCATTACGCAGTGCAAGTGGAGAACCGGTTATACGACGCGATGACCGGGCCAGTGGGTTTGACCCTCGCTGAGTACATGAAGCGACTCAACTCTCCTGGGAGTCTCTCGATGAGGACAGTGGGTCAGA from Melittangium boletus DSM 14713 includes the following:
- a CDS encoding transposase, producing the protein MPDRQRYPTDLTDKQWALVEPFVRASHCGPQEVLHPRREVVNAILYIKRTGAQWRYMPHDLPDWRIVYHYFARWKVPVRSST